One Parasteatoda tepidariorum isolate YZ-2023 chromosome 1, CAS_Ptep_4.0, whole genome shotgun sequence genomic window, tcaaatcattaagattgaatcctagaacgtgaacaTTCgatcattgaataaaaaattgttcagggtgattctttttttttttttttgcactgttcGTGAAAAAAGTGCTGCACGTATTTGTTTATGCTAGTagatatttcattcttttgcCTATcactttagctttaaaaaaagtattttgctcTTAAATTCAGATATAAAAATGAACATCTAATGAACAGGCAATTGAAAATTATGCGACCAATTTTTTGACGTATTTTATCTTGCCGTTATCATTCAACTTATGATAATATGAAGCGCTAATTTcgatgcacaattttaaaattccaaacaaCAAACGATATCAAAAGAAACCGCCAGCAATGCTTCGAAACGtaatgtaaaacataaaaataaggcAATAGCGTACGGACTAGGTTCAGAAACATCCGCTTAACAAACGGTTTATTTAGAAAACGAGGTGAATATTGTGGCCGACAAAATTGTCTTgtctttgcaaaataaattctaagaattaaatGCATCACCactactttttccttttttggaaaagaaaccACTGTTTTGAAATTACGCAAGGCATTTGCTCATACTAAATAAAGGGGAAAGGAAAACAGATTAATTtgactattaaaaaattgcaatattaatatgatttgaaagaaattcGAAGTCGCATAATCAAAGTTTTAACAAAGTACAATCTTTAGTATATTTAGTGTGAAGAATCTtataaacactttaaattattattataatcacaTTGATAAGATGTAGAACACGATTCTCAACAAAACTTGTTTACAAGTTTTAAACACTGCAATACATTTTTAGTACATTGTGCTAACgcgtttctttcttctttttttttttcctatgcatacatttaaattacagaaactgcaaaaaattcgaACACCTTAAGAACTGCTGTACATTTTTATagtgataaatttttgtatcatcTAAAATCAAAAAAACGTATTCCCTTagtttaacattgattataGCTCCTGAAACTGCAGCAAATCTTTGATTTTGTAAGGAAAAGAAATAGtgcagaaatagttttttatgtttctcttaTGAAGTggaatttttcagaataatttcaaaatgtttataataattattgtaaaacgATATTATCAATCATAATAAAGTTTACGCAAAGGAATTAATACGGCTGCAAATAGAGCTGGATTAAGAACTGTGGAGATAAAAGATTTGGATGCTCCCtaattgtaattgaaattatcaacagaaataaaaaaaatatttttcttaaataaaattaaagttaacaaaactaaataaatttatataattgctaaatttaacgtttttttttttagagccAAACTAAAGTAATTTTGACAATTctggtgttttatttttaaaaaaatttctgcccCATGAgctattttttcacattaattttataaaatgtaacttaattttttatctaaattatgtGGATGTTCCGTagcataaattaatatgctttttaaaatttggataaaaaattaagcgaatgaacaatatttttattgtgggtctaaaattaatattcatgtagaaaaattatcgaatttttatagaaaataaaaaagctcaaaaagtatgaaaacggaattaataatcaacaaaataaacaaactacttttttttttatcattgagaATGCTGGGAAAACTATAACAGTTCTCCGTCAAATTATGAAATCTTTCTTATTTCCtacatcatttattattattaactgaaTTAACTCGCTTCCGTGTTTGTAATGATCGTACTTGCGATCGAAATTTCTACCACTTTCCGATTAGCTGGAGTACTCAAATCTCTACAGGAATATCATGCTCAGTGGCAATACAAGTTGAAATCGTTTCCTGACctctacaaaaataattaattatcattttatttgcaaataggACGTgtcaacaaaatatattttgatcacTTTCCAAGTAGCCGAAGTGCTCTAGATCTAACTATTATTACATTGACAAAACAAATTACGATTGCTTCCGGACCAAAAAGACAAGTTTATCATCATTTCATCACTAAATAgactttttcattaaacaaaacttCGAATTTTGTTCACCTTATAAGTAGAATCCTCTAAGTTCAACTGGAGTTCTGTTTTTGATGACAATTCAAGTTACatctgtttcttaaaatttataaatacaaaatttatctcCATTTTATTGGTAATCGAAATTTCCATCCTTTTCGAAACATgttaaaattagagaaaaataataatataaaataaaattttaaaaactgtatttttttaagttgattaaaaggagaaaaattattctatttttgtcaaaatgtaggCGCATTACTTGCTAGAGAAGGCGAGGAATTAAGGTTGGTAATAGGATTTTATCTTCCTCTCAGTCTTTAAAAAGTGgagagtttttttgttttagatggGATAAAATCGAATTATTTCCTTCCTTTTCATACACTGGAAAAAtgtagtgtttaaaattttattttgcattattattttatttattacaatcatttagaaatattctatacatttaatatattgaatatatagctgaagtaaagtttcaaataaataataaattaactttttgattgAGCCATTATATGTTACTTCACGTGGATTTCATTTCTGTGAAAACTAACAAACAGAAAGTGAGTTTTGTATGCGAGTCATAGCGATTAAGGCACAAATATGCTGGATTGTATTGAGCgctaattttacagtaaattcaCAAATAGTCTGAGAAGCagcttaacaaaatttatttaattaatttatatttcgtttacATAATCTGTCGACTAGAGCAAAATGATTGTTGTTTGCCTGTCGGTCTGACCGCAGCGCTGTGAGGGTTTAAacgcaaaaatttcaaaatgattgaaATGAAAGTGACAGACTATATGCAAACAATAGGAAATTTCCTTACAATCAATTAGAAAAGTTTATCTTACATCACTCttgtaaaagattttaaatcagttaaatttaaaaaacagctgTTACCAACCAATTGCACTGATacagaacaattttaaattaattattagttaaaataacttAACCATTTAACTAGTATTTTTACTGTCTTCAGGATCTTTGATGtgcataactaatttaatattattttgaaaagttttatatatttttcaattatgttttttaaaaaatgattagaaaTGTGTTAATATATTAAGctaattcatttatataatatattgtttgatgtatttaactaaaactgtttattgattttcattttagcTGTGCACTCTCAATATTACAACTCTGTTCAATATTACAACTATTCTTTTCTTATCTGTTTCCTTAtgctttttacttaaaatataggAATTGAGAAAGCAATTACTTTACTAtagtaaagtaactaaaaagttattaaaatattaagttattataataaacgttattaaattaaatttattaaaatatgggtAAATTATCAGCTTGTTAAACTAGCTAACTTTGAGCAACCTTTTTTTCAGCATATACTAAACTggctttaaatatattaaaagtattttttgatacatatttcagctttaaaaataatgcagaatttgaattttttgtcaatggattgaaattaaaaatttaattttaaaaagaaaagaagaagaaaaaagctaatgatgatgtatttaatattttttggatatGAAAACATAAAACTGTGCATGAGAAAAAACAAATGCAAAGTTTCTGAATATCGATTCACTATTTTCTGAGAAAGGATAAAAAActgaacaccctgaataacttttcataaaataatcggattttcacgcaCCGTGATTTAATCTTATAATGGGTTCGAGCGTcataagctaattaattaacgCCGAcgttattaatttcataataaattacgaaatcagacgcaaaaacgtattttctcttaATAAGCATAACCTTATTTTACCGGATTTAGAATTCTGACCCTTAAAATAGGGATCCGGAAAATATGGTTACAAAAGTATAGGCAGGAGGGAAATTAATAGTTTGGAACCCTTAttcttaatttcactttttgcgtatttcgctaaatctagagagatttttttaacaaatcaagaaatttttgtacataatcataactttcttttctttcagtttaaaaataatttttataattatttattatattatctgatattaaaattttttgcacaattttaaagtatgaaattttaaataacaaaatacaaattttgaacaaaatagatcgaatagtttctgagtcaacaaaattttaaaaagtcgtatatttaaaacttgatttctcCAGAACTAttccagcttttttttaaatttaaattttgtatttcgtcatttaaaattacatactcaAAAATGTaatgccttacaattcaaattctCTTCATTAGATCGAGGGTCATGAGCGGCATACGATAATCGGATCGGATAATCGGACGATAATCGGattatcgtctgcattaattaattaattaatgcagacgataatCCGATCCATGTATAACGacaactaattattattattattttacatgaatccgataaatgaattttataattgcgtgcaaaagcGTTTTTGATTCTCTTATCGAATTCTCGAGAAATAGCGAAATAAACAAAAGGATAAATTAACATGAAGGGTTCCAAACTTTAAATCACTATATATTGCCTAATATAgccttttataattattaaatcactaTATATTGCCTAAATTATTAGGACCGTATTTTCCAGACTGCGCTAACCCCTTCCCTCTCCTCATATTTCGAGAGTCACAATTCCAAATCTgtcgagaaaaaaatatgcttaatctgagaaagtactttttttgtgtgtgatttgatttcgtaacttaaaatatagtcaacattaattaattaacataattataattaagcccttgaactattaagattgagttcgtGAAAGTTCTATCATTATCAAATATcgaaagttatttgaaatattagatcaaaagttattctgggtgttcactatttaaattaagcatATTCTGTCAAATTAAGTCATTTTGAAATGAGCAGGAGTAGAATACTCGActcctctttaaaaaaaatttattcacttgTCTCAAATGATGTTAAActcatatttcattattaaatatgtcgaatgaaatttttccatTGCCAAGCAAACGTAATTTGAATTTCAGATAatctacaataaattattttgagtgatttcccaatgaaaaataagtatccCATAATGTTGTAAcaacattttcaattatttataaatggaaaGGGAGAACACAAGTTAAACTAacttaataagaataatttattactttttacgtTAGTCGCAAAATCTTCAAAGAATCTCTGGTGGTTCTTGCTTCTTTTTTTAGCCTAGTTGCATTATTAATCAATGTtgcatttcaaacttttttttttaaaaaaaatgaaaacttataaaataaaaaaaaaatttcactcagaCTATGCAAggaataataatgataaatgacCGTATAACATTAACATAAACTAACCCTTTTACGCTTAGtgcttttataaagtaattaaacacTGATTgatcttcttaaaatattctttaaagtttttttcttcttttttttctaattaacaaAGGATAGTACTGCTTTTCTGTTAACCACCTTTCTTCCCTAAATTTTTGcgtttattttgcaataaataaattttgatagaaCAATTATGAAGCTTTCATTTGAGAATCAGACTAAGGCAgacagtaaatttttattcgtcttcgttttattatttttctctttatttatttatgttgtattataaataaaatattacttacaacAAAAACTAGCATATTCTAGATTTCGAGTTTTTGGGGTGCATTGGAATTGGAACTCCTTAAGCCTTATTgctgattaaaaataaggtttataGGTTTTATTATAGTATAATCTCCATGGATGTTACTATTCCCATGATCCCATGCATCGAATCATGGAAAAAACCAACTTTAGACGAAAACGCAGGGGGGGGGGAGGTGAAAGCACAAGCTAAAagtaactattaaatattatatgccCAATTCTATTCGAGTCATTGAGtcgaattaattaaataaatttaaaaaaaaagtaccctTTAAGATACAGAGTTTGTGACtttgaagttataaaaaaaagtttgaatatttgatgttgttgtttttaatgccacttgccaatgcCAACAGGCGTGCTTGGTGACACCAAGCatatttaaggcagagggtgcgtttcttgtctTTTAGTGGCACCTtctatggtcaagaatacgaattcagccacacacacgtcacatgCATCCATCATCCAaccattcatccacagatcgtaattttgaccggAACCAGAGAAAGAACAATTTCCAaatcagtaccctcagaggtttgatttgttatgggaacatggtggactttgtgacccgactgATTTAGTGCATCAATCAACATTTACTACACGGCGAGTCTTCAACCGGCGAGAATCGAACCCTCGAACTATTGGACTAGGCCCAACGCTCTAACAACCAGTCTAccacattttgaatatttaatttattttataaatataattatgaatataacataaaataaattataattataaaatatattacatataaatataatataattataaatataattataaaataaattatagtaatgtttcgaataatttatcaattataaagAGTAATCTCTTAGTGGGTTAATGTATTGtaagaatatcaaaaataattaagtatttcaatttattacaaattttaaaaaatatctacttgaaaaagtattatttgtatattatttcatCACAATGCAACAagtgcaattattaaaattattccttttcataaactttagtcattacacttaaaataattaaaaatatataatgttcttcgaataaataatttatttcattaatttctggCTCAACAGCGTAAATAATTTGGGTCAAATTGCATtggttatgaaatttatataactaCGGACGTGCTTTTTTTACCAATGCTTTTTTCCCCGGGCTTTTTCTATCGGTTAATTTTCGGCGCTCTTTTTCTCGTCTACTAAATTTagctttgttttctttcatttcgtagtaaaatataaattccaaaatcattataaaatgaattcctgaaatatgataaaaaaataaattataaatggaattctataagataaatttatgtaatttatttttcccagCAGTTTctctttgttaaattaatattaaggatttattcaaattatgaattaaatccTGTTTATTTCCtgtaattaagttttgtttattgCTGAAGACTGAAGATCTGTCATTTCAAGATGTAAGActtgtcatttgaaaaaataatggttataaaatactttttacttcattaacaATATACAAAGttcgaaatttaaaccaaaatgatagtttgtaaaataaatttaatctctcTCATGCTCCATGATGGTGCACGTCTTGCACAAGTAAAAAGAGACCAAACCAGAAATGCtaaaaaagtgaattatttctaaatctagaaaccatgtcacctttctttttttcttttgacaataatacatctctaaataactaaaacaaattttcacttcaaactcaccagaattgtttaatatcattaatgtcttatgaaatacagcaaaTTTGAGttcagaaattatataattcatttcttttatatcgatttatttctgttactcagaaattatataatttatttccttataagtaagttgtagtaagcagctgcataCTTTCTAACTGGAAGTAGGGTAGGTCAAGAGCTCGTGATTGTTGTTGTTTGCCATCTATAACAAACCGGGAAAACCTAAACCCgggaaaatttcagaaaactacCGGTTTATCACTCTGCTTTTAGTATGCTTACGAGGCGATGGGATAATATtttaggaagttttattattgtaatttgtgttaaaatttatgcGTAATTTCACCATTCATAAGAGTtctctataatttataaattttatctggttttgagcctaaaataaacttaagaaaattaatatgaaaacacaaataaagtgtcatgttttgagtgttatccctCATTTGGCTATagttatgcaaaatatcttagtttgtaattttttgagttGCATCATAGCATGCTTGTGGAGTTTTCCGAATTTGTTGTTTgtttggtttaaatttaaattgaaagaacacGTTATTTTGTAAACActgtataattatattaatattggaTGGCGTGCTTTTTCAAACATTGGCGTAAAAATCAATCGGAAGTAGTAACCTGGAAATCTTACGACGAATTTTAATCCTTAGCGCCATCTGTGCTTAGCTTTACACGCTCAACCATCCATTtctgatttaattataaaatattattggaaTTGGAAGTATGGTAGTTGATATGAACAGAAATGGGTGGTAGAAATGAAGGCTGTGTAACTACCGttcgttaaatttttacaagttcCACTAGCTAAACAAGAACCGATTAAACTCGATAGTTGAAAAGATTTGATGTATGCTTTGTTTTCATCCCGTGTTTCAACCGTACTAAAAATCAGATCccaaataatcaatttttaatttaagtgtgatgtgataaaattttgatttgtgtcATTTTCGAACAATATTGTTGTTCATTGAATTTTCTcctagttttcttttaataaattactttccatttaaaaaaaaatgtcccgTCAAATGTTAAAAGTAGCCGATCCTAAGAAAGTTGTAAGTaggaaaataatacttttgttagcttttacgtttttttgttttgaaaattgacTTTTGTTAGCATTCTTAACGATGACTTCTTATTGGAagatgtgatattttttaaatttgagtttatcaatttattgttcttgttttatCATGTTAGTGGattgaaagcttttaaaaaggAGCATGTGTATTTTCAAGGTGCCAAAGAAATTTTGAACTTGCGAAAGTTTAGGGATGACTAAGTATACCCGAGTTGGTCTCTCTGTgatgtgttattttatttgctatatCCTATTGCActtttaccagtttttttttttttttaataaattactgatattgaacagccaacccagtTTTGAGTTACactcaatgttcaactccatagccctGTAGTTTTTAATCTAATCTAGATGACAAAGGtgctcctggattaagtattgggagaaatttgcattgtatggagaagaaaaccgtGTAATCTCCCATGATTACTCTGAGGGCAAAAGGACTGTAACCCAAGATTTGTCTatgcaattttcaaacaaatttcccTAAAATGAGTGACTGATTAATGATTGTATATAATTCGCTAGTGACAATGGTTGATGTAAATGATTCACTAGTGACAAAAGGATTGAAACTAGCTACAAGAGTTTATCATTGAGTGCTGAAAGTTTTTGTTAGTTGAGATTTTGTGTtcgcagaaagtttttttttatttttgaaatctaactTTGATGAACCCTGTAGTCGACTTTCAGTTGTAAAATGGACATCATAACTTAAGATCGCTACAAcctaagtacaaaaaaaaatttatcaaatatttgctacttcaaaatttttgaaattttaatgatgcatTCTTAGCATATGATATTATGTTGGTTATGAGCTGCGATTTTCGTTAAATAACGCACGTCTAGAGAAAAGATAGGGTTTTAAGCTCAGACATCTCCAATTTCTGTATCCTGGTGGAATTTGTTCCTTCATTCTAGACAGCTTATGGTCTGAGTCAAAGTTAGAAGATTCTCAATAAAGTGAAAAGGATTTTtggtggaaattttttttcatttttttaaaaatttcctgtacaataaaaaaagaacattgcaCATAACAACTTAATAAAAGCAATGTATACTTAATAATAGCATGAAAgtaggtataaaataaaattccgtGATGAATggattcttactttaaaaatttgagtttttttttttttttctttctttctttttttttttactgagtaGGCAACATTGGCTTATTGGATTAGTagtgcattttataaaataaaatggattctGTAACaatgaatttgtatttttaaaaaagtatgctGAAAGTATGTTCACTCatgttgtaaataatattagaaatgtAACAATTGTTGTGTCCTTTTTCAAAATCCTAAGTCATTTTTGGTCCACTAGTGTTTCAACTTGTaagtctttttataaaaatattgattcagtttatgtgtttaatttttaaactgatattaTTTGACTGCTGAATAGCCTCCCTCAGATATACCTAGTCAAATGACAATTTGCTGCATTCATAATTATAGCTCTTGAGATTCTATTTATTGCTTGATtctaacttatttatatttttttcaacagagtTCCGAGTTGTTTGCCTTGACTTATGGATCCCTTATTTCACAGATCCTTAAAGATTATGAAAGTGATGATGATGTCAACAAGCAGTTAGAGCGCATGTATgacttttaaatatgaatattaatttaaaatttttttttttaaatttaatagatgaATGCCTCAAgatctttaatttaatgtttgcaatttattttgttttgcttagtaatttcttataaaatgctTAGTCCCAGTAATTTCTTGTAGAAACTTGGCCCCACCATACTTGTCGTACCTGTGAAatgcattgaataaaattttaaactatcatCTTAAATATCAGACTTCCATATTCAGTCACCGTAATAGTTTCATACCTGCAAActttttctaagtaataatAAACNAGAACTTCAAAACTAGTTTAAAgggcattataaaaataagcacatttttatattgtagTGAATGAAGAGTAACATAggttaatatcttttaaatagaCTCGGATGAAGTAAGAAATGAGTATGAGAAAGCACGATGCTTTATTAGAGATATATTTttggtaagtttttatttatgtatatattaatatcaatgaatattaaagtattttaataaagtattaaataagtaataaagtattttaatatcagttttgttttttgatatGTACTAAGGATAAGAAGTTTAACatcagaagaaataaaagttgttacatttttattgacaaaCTAAACTTAAATACAGTAAAGTACCGATCATCCGAGTTTCCGCTTTAaccgagctatcaaatatttttaggattCTTTTTGTTCtcgtcaatttttaaaactaccgccggaaaaataaatctgaattttatctttcaaacactcagaaaaacaaaatccaaCAACTTGGTCTGATGAAATTATCgttaatatcgtcaataatgaCAATGAATCTAGCGAAGATGATGAAGacagtgattattaaaatcaacatatatAAATCTCTCATACAGATGGACTAAAAGCTATCGAATGTACTATTGAATATATAGAACAAAAAGAGGCGACACCAGCCTTCCTGTTATCCCTAAAAAAGGCGAAACATTACTACAGAAAAGCGCCAAAGTTACGTAGAACGAAAAAcgattaaggattttttttaagtaaaaactatttaattctcgtaaagtatgctttttaaatgtttttagtaagctttttaattataatatgaattgtatGTGGTATACTCgtatacattttgtatttcttaaatatattacatttataccttctctttttctttccgtTTTTATACTCTTCGCTTTAACCGAATTTTTCAGTTATCCGAGTTTGTTGCAGTCTCcattaactcggataatcgggactctactgtatatatatatatatattttagtaacattccaaaactattttccttttcttgttttattttagggGTCATAATATAGGGGTGAGGATTGTTGAAGACTTTTTAGCAAGAACAAATGCTGGTCGTTGTCATGACTTGAGGGATACTGCAGATAAACTACAAGTAAGATAAAAAGTAGAACACTTTAAACTCTAAAGACTTTTCCAATTTGGCAAAGTCTCATAGCCTTTGGTAAATCTTATATcagtaagatttttaaatggagctaattttaataaaattttctttttacatcgtttcttactaaaatattcataattattagatTAGATAATTGTTAGTActtattagataattatttgatttagattaggtattttagtattatactgaaactcatttttacttcccttttttattaaaagagggacataattttaacattttgcttcgaattttctattttaaaatcaagttagctcatttttatgtttctatggaataaaagaaatttccagTTTACAGAGGTTTCCAAATTCTGGAAgtccagatttttaaaattattctgtaatatttaaatttgatatcagTTACAGATAGTTATTCAGTaacgaaatgaaatatttgtatgtaagcaaatttaattgagactatttcattttattgcttcaaattgaagtctgtttttttttctttggtcaGACAGCCTTCAAGATGTACTTGGGCATAACTCCTGTCATCACTAATTGGAGTTCTGCCGCAGATGAGTTCTCCCTTTTAATCGACTCAAATCCCCTGACTGAGTTTGTGGAACTTCCAGAGGGTCATAGTGGACTAAAATATTGTAACATCCTCGCAGGTGCTATTAGGGGTGCACTGGAGATGGTAAGtcatctgtttttattttttttttttaactgagatAGATAATTAGGTTACTCTATATtgtttttagataataaaaataatgcttccattctgtttttaaaattattggggAAGTCTCTTGTTAGAGCTATACCCAGTCACCTCTTTAGCGTCTTGCTCTACGATCCTTAAGTGTTACtctaaaattatctttagaaaagtttgtgaaaatatatttttcgattaaTAATGCTTTCTGAGGTCCCAGTGTGGATTCTCCTTCACTGCAGCAACTCTCTAATCTCTTCccttttctttaacatttttcactttaaaaactgttttgattGGTAAAAAGAAAGATCCAGTTAAGAAATTTGCTTGCcgcttaaactttttatttaacagttaTGATTTATCTATATTGAGTTTAAGAACTTATTAACGGAAGTtgaaaatgtgcaaaatttttgattttgcatttgaagaaaaatattaaatactaatacACTTGATAGATTCAAAAAGcaaagtattttaattgttcCATTTTTAAAGAACGTTTGGCCTAtttgtgaaacatttttaaaaagaaaccaaCAATggtgcagttaaaaaaaatacttatatattatagatatattaggggtgcacaacctgcggcccgcgggccaaatgCGGCCCTTCGACTATTAAAGTGCGGCCCGCGAGAGcttctaaacacaataaaaaaaatttaaaaaatggcaattttta contains:
- the LOC107438647 gene encoding trafficking protein particle complex subunit 3, whose protein sequence is MSRQMLKVADPKKVSSELFALTYGSLISQILKDYESDDDVNKQLERMGHNIGVRIVEDFLARTNAGRCHDLRDTADKLQTAFKMYLGITPVITNWSSAADEFSLLIDSNPLTEFVELPEGHSGLKYCNILAGAIRGALEMVQMDVSAWFVQDQLKGDSTTELRIRFIRRLEEAVPVGED